A genomic window from Solanum dulcamara chromosome 11, daSolDulc1.2, whole genome shotgun sequence includes:
- the LOC129875217 gene encoding putative Peroxidase 48 → MFSKNWALMVVFSFLVVCLVTTMAVQAENVLPRSASGSLFPLSYDYYDEKCEDLEGIVWSRMKTIVQLQHNAPAQLLRLMFHDCFIGGCDASVLLADRNENGTVEREAIPNMTLKGFNFIDTIKDEIEEACPGIVSCSDILVLATRDGIVLAGGPYFPVLTGRRDSKESFFDEAIAEIPRPNGNISETLRLFSLRGFDERETVALLGGHNIGRIGCEFIRPRLSNFTGTGLPDPTIPADFLEELKRKCPDDNNTISNMFNEHTARGLSESAISIAASFDNHYYKTLMRGRGLLFADQQLMANEKTAAAVTDYSFDDGTVFRTEFAHAMAKMSNIGVLTGSKGEVRHSCSRLNSDQ, encoded by the exons ATGTTTAGCAAGAACTGGGCTTTAATGGTGGTTTTCTCATTCTTGGTTGTCTGCCTTGTCACTACCATGGCGGTGCAAGCAGAGAATGTACTTCCCAGAAGTGCCTCTGGATCTCTTTTTCCCCTCagttatgattattatgatgaGAAATGTGAGGATCTTGAGGGCATTGTGTGGTCGAGGATGAAGACAATTGTCCAGCTGCAACACAATGCCCCAGCACAACTATTACGCCTTATGTTCCATGATTGTTTCATTGGG GGTTGTGATGCATCTGTTCTGCTAGCTGATAGAAATGAGAATGGGACTGTTGAACGTGAGGCCATCCCGAACATGACGCTGAAAGGCTTCAACTTCATTGACACGATAAAGGATGAAATTGAGGAGGCATGCCCTGGGATTGTCTCTTGTTCTGATATCCTTGTTCTAGCAACAAGAGACGGCATAGTTTTG GCTGGTGGACCATATTTTCCTGTGCTTACGGGGAGAAGGGACAGTAAGGAGTCATTCTTTGATGAAGCCATAGCTGAAATTCCACGGCCAAATGGGAATATCAGTGAAACTCTTAGGCTATTTTCGCTCAGAGGATTTGATGAGAGGGAAACAGTGGCCCTCCTTG GAGGACATAACATTGGGAGGATTGGTTGTGAATTCATTCGGCCTAGGCTCAGTAATTTCACGGGGACAGGTTTACCTGATCCAACAATTCCTGCTGACTTTCTTGAAGAGTTGAAGCGGAAGTGTCCAGACGACAACAACACCATCAGCAATATGTTCAATGAACATACAGCTAGGGGTCTGAGTGAGTCTGCTATATCAATTGCGGCTTCATTTGATAATCACTACTACAAGACTTTGATGAGAGGAAGAGGGTTGCTGTTTGCTGATCAACAGTTGATGGCTAATGAAAAGACTGCAGCAGCAGTGACAGATTACTCTTTTGACGATGGGACTGTATTTAGGACAGAGTTCGCTCACGCCATGGCTAAAATGTCAAATATTGGTGTTCTTACTGGATCCAAAGGAGAAGTTCGGCACAGTTGCTCCCGTCTCAATTCTGATCAATGA
- the LOC129872722 gene encoding putative Peroxidase 48, with amino-acid sequence MVVAEFGIAFAALRCMKVLAGSSFLSFEFGDTDKNTYIVILASFSRASLLSLLVDFGELFYVYLPVIISICGCDASVLLADRTENGTGLPDPTIPADFLEELKRKCPDDSNTINFMFNEHRARGLSESAISIETSVDNHYYNTLMRGRGLLFADQQLMANEKTAAAVTDYAFDDGSIFRTQFAHAMGKMSNFGALTGTKGEHEADGIRVVAEFGIAVAALRFPLVIEKGWNVITSEKAEGCDASVLLADRNENGTVEREAIPNMTLKGFNFIDTIKDEIEEACPGIVSCSDILVLATRDGIVLAGGPYFPVLTGRRDSKESFFDEAIAEIPRPNGNISETLRLFSLRGFDERETVALLGGHNIGRIGCEFIRPRLSNFTGTGLPDPTIPADFLEELKRKCPDDNNTISNMFNEHTARGLSESAISIAASFDNHYYKTLMRGRGLLFADQQLMANEKTAAAVTDYSFDDGTVFRTEFAHAMAKMSNIGVLTGSKGEVRHSCSRLNSDQ; translated from the exons ATGGTGGTGGCGGAATTCGGAATTGCCTTTGCAGCATTAAG ATGC ATGAAGGTTTTAGCTGGATCCAGTTTTCTCAGTTTTGAGTTTGGGGACACAGATAAAAACACATATATTGTTATTCTCGCTAGTTTCAGCAGAGCATCACTTCTGTCTCTGCTTGTTGATTTCGGAGAACTTTTCTATGTATATTTACCTGTAATTATATCCATCTGT GGTTGTGATGCATCTGTTCTGCTAGCTGATAGAACTGAGAATGGGACAGGTTTACCTGATCCAACAATTCCTGCCGACTTTCTTGAAGAGCTGAAGCGGAAGTGTCCAGACGACAGCAACACCATCAACTTTATGTTCAATGAACATAGAGCTAGGGGTCTGAGCGAGTCTGCTATATCAATTGAAACTTCAGTAGATAATCACTACTACAATACTTTGATGAGAGGAAGAGGGCTGCTGTTTGCTGATCAACAGTTGATGGCTAATGAAAAGACTGCTGCAGCAGTGACAGATTACGCTTTTGATGATGGGAGTATATTTAGGACACAGTTTGCTCATGCCATGGGTAAAATGTCCAATTTTGGTGCTCTTACTGGAACCAAAGGAGAG CATGAGGCAGACGGCATTAGGGTGGTGGCGGAATTCGGAATTGCCGTTGCAGCATTAAG ATTTCCTTTGGTAATAGAAAAAGGATGGAATGTGATTACTTCTGAAAAGGCAGAG GGTTGTGATGCATCTGTTCTGCTAGCTGATAGAAATGAGAATGGGACTGTTGAACGTGAGGCCATCCCGAACATGACGCTGAAAGGCTTCAACTTCATTGACACGATAAAGGATGAAATTGAGGAGGCATGCCCTGGGATTGTCTCTTGTTCTGATATCCTTGTTCTAGCAACAAGAGACGGCATAGTTTTG GCTGGTGGACCATATTTTCCTGTGCTTACGGGGAGAAGGGACAGTAAGGAGTCATTCTTTGATGAAGCCATAGCTGAAATTCCACGGCCAAATGGGAATATCAGTGAAACTCTTAGGCTATTTTCGCTCAGAGGATTTGATGAGAGGGAAACAGTGGCCCTCCTTG GAGGACATAACATTGGGAGGATTGGTTGTGAATTCATTCGGCCTAGGCTCAGTAATTTCACGGGGACAGGTTTACCTGATCCAACAATTCCTGCTGACTTTCTTGAAGAGTTGAAGCGGAAGTGTCCAGACGACAACAACACCATCAGCAATATGTTCAATGAACATACAGCTAGGGGTCTGAGTGAGTCTGCTATATCAATTGCGGCTTCATTTGATAATCACTACTACAAGACTTTGATGAGAGGAAGAGGGTTGCTGTTTGCTGATCAACAGTTGATGGCTAATGAAAAGACTGCAGCAGCAGTGACAGATTACTCTTTTGACGATGGGACTGTATTTAGGACAGAGTTCGCTCACGCCATGGCTAAAATGTCAAATATTGGTGTTCTTACTGGATCCAAAGGAGAAGTTCGGCACAGTTGCTCCCGTCTCAATTCTGATCAATGA
- the LOC129872723 gene encoding peroxidase 49-like, giving the protein MVVAEFGIAFAALRCMKVLAGSSFLSFEFGDTDKNTYIVILASFSRASLLSLLVDFGELFYVYLPVIISICGCDASVLLADRTENGTGLPDPTIPADFLEELKRKCPDDSNTINFMFNEHRARGLSESAISIETSVDNHYYNTLMRGRGLLFADQQLMANEKTAAAVTDYAFDDGSIFRTQFAHAMGKMSNFGALTGTKGEVRHSCSHLNSDQ; this is encoded by the exons ATGGTGGTGGCGGAATTCGGAATTGCCTTTGCAGCATTAAG ATGC ATGAAGGTTTTAGCTGGATCCAGTTTTCTCAGTTTTGAGTTTGGGGACACAGATAAAAACACATATATTGTTATTCTCGCTAGTTTCAGCAGAGCATCACTTCTGTCTCTGCTTGTTGATTTCGGAGAACTTTTCTATGTATATTTACCTGTAATTATATCCATCTGT GGTTGTGATGCATCTGTTCTGCTAGCTGATAGAACTGAGAATGGGACAGGTTTACCTGATCCAACAATTCCTGCCGACTTTCTTGAAGAGCTGAAGCGGAAGTGTCCAGACGACAGCAACACCATCAACTTTATGTTCAATGAACATAGAGCTAGGGGTCTGAGCGAGTCTGCTATATCAATTGAAACTTCAGTAGATAATCACTACTACAATACTTTGATGAGAGGAAGAGGGCTGCTGTTTGCTGATCAACAGTTGATGGCTAATGAAAAGACTGCTGCAGCAGTGACAGATTACGCTTTTGATGATGGGAGTATATTTAGGACACAGTTTGCTCATGCCATGGGTAAAATGTCCAATTTTGGTGCTCTTACTGGAACCAAAGGAGAGGTTCGGCACAGTTGCTCCCATCTCAATTCTGATCAATGA